The following is a genomic window from Chloroflexota bacterium.
GATGACTTGCATCTGTTCCGCAGTCACGATCTTCATTCAGTATCACCGGCAACCACCATGGCTATGGCTAAATCCTCTGAATGCGCTAAACTAATAGCAAACGATTTCAGGCCGAGCTGTTCGGCCCGCTGCTGGCCACGACCATGCAAATAAACTAATGGCTTGCCCCGTCGGTCAGACAAAACTTCGATCTCACGCCAGCCAACACCCCGTCGACCGGTACCCAGCGCCTTCATCACCGCTTCCTTAGCCGCGAAGCGCACAGCCAGTTCTGCCGTTCGCCCCCGACAATAGCGCCATTCTGTCTCTGTATATATCCGAAAGGCAAAGCGCTCACCCCAACGAGCGAGCGCTGCTTCTATCCGTCTTATGTTGACCAAATCAACACCGATGCTGATCACCTTAACTCCAGAGGCCCTTCTTCTTCAACAGTGGCTTCGGGTCAATAATATGCTTTGTTAGACCCAGTTTGCCCGCCGGTACGGCAAAGGCAAGTCCCATCAACTCTGTGAAGTAGAAAATGGGTAGGTTATAGCTTCCCTTCCTACCACCAGAGAGCTGGCTTTGCCGCGTATCCAGATTGGCATGACAGAGCGGACAGGCCACCACGATGGCCTCTGCCCCTACCTCTTTGGCGTTGCGCAGTATCCGCTCCACCAGACCAAGGGCGATATCCGTTTC
Proteins encoded in this region:
- the acpS gene encoding holo-ACP synthase produces the protein MISIGVDLVNIRRIEAALARWGERFAFRIYTETEWRYCRGRTAELAVRFAAKEAVMKALGTGRRGVGWREIEVLSDRRGKPLVYLHGRGQQRAEQLGLKSFAISLAHSEDLAIAMVVAGDTE